A region of Moorena producens PAL-8-15-08-1 DNA encodes the following proteins:
- a CDS encoding ATP-binding protein, translating to MTLNFTEFYKATNPSKTLDLTQKEDQKLYIDFSSVRGGALIEQLKAQITLFSEDQPTCQLFTGHIGCGKSTELSRLKAELVKENFHVVYFESDQDLEMNDVDVGDILLVIARQVSESLEASQVKLPLQSFRDFLQEITTLLGSDVTGVEVKIPKVGEFGVKEKQGEYSLSAGIAKITTRAKNSPTLRNRLRDYIEPRTKTIIDVINTELIEPAIAQLQHQGKRGLVVIVDNLDRVEIVPKSWGRPQPEYLFVDRGEQLRQLNCHVIYTMPLGLRFCNDIVRLTNRFGVEPKVLPMVPVTQRNGKECQEGMAQLRAMVMARAFPKLAPAQRLQGIAEVFDARETLDRLCSISGGHVRELLGMVRDWIMVEGKLPLSRAGLDQVIRSRCNKIRLAIDEEEWKLLRQVHQSQEVSGDDHYRVLVRSLFVYEYYDTQGSWFTVNPILVETGKL from the coding sequence ATGACTCTAAATTTCACCGAGTTTTACAAAGCGACTAATCCAAGCAAAACCCTTGATCTCACCCAGAAAGAAGACCAGAAGCTCTATATCGATTTTTCTTCTGTCCGAGGGGGAGCACTGATTGAGCAACTGAAAGCGCAAATTACTCTATTCTCGGAAGACCAGCCCACCTGTCAATTATTTACGGGACATATTGGTTGTGGGAAGTCTACGGAATTATCTCGACTCAAGGCTGAGTTGGTAAAAGAAAACTTTCATGTGGTTTACTTCGAGTCGGATCAGGACTTGGAGATGAATGATGTGGATGTGGGGGATATTTTATTGGTTATTGCTCGCCAGGTCAGTGAAAGTTTGGAAGCTAGCCAGGTTAAGTTACCGCTACAAAGCTTTAGAGATTTCCTACAGGAAATTACCACATTGTTGGGTTCGGATGTAACTGGGGTTGAGGTTAAGATTCCCAAGGTTGGTGAGTTTGGGGTCAAGGAAAAACAGGGAGAGTATTCGCTATCGGCAGGGATTGCCAAGATTACGACCAGAGCCAAAAATAGCCCAACCTTGCGTAATCGGTTGCGGGATTATATCGAACCTCGTACCAAAACCATTATTGATGTGATTAATACCGAGTTGATTGAGCCTGCGATCGCTCAACTCCAACACCAGGGAAAACGGGGACTAGTGGTGATCGTGGATAACCTTGACCGGGTGGAAATTGTGCCGAAGTCTTGGGGGAGACCACAACCGGAATATTTATTTGTAGACCGGGGAGAACAGTTGCGCCAACTCAACTGTCATGTAATTTATACCATGCCCCTAGGGCTGCGATTCTGTAATGATATTGTTCGGCTTACCAATCGTTTCGGGGTTGAGCCGAAGGTGTTGCCCATGGTGCCAGTGACGCAACGGAATGGTAAGGAGTGTCAGGAAGGAATGGCGCAGCTCAGAGCGATGGTAATGGCTAGAGCTTTCCCTAAGCTAGCACCAGCGCAACGGTTGCAGGGGATTGCGGAAGTGTTTGATGCACGGGAAACCCTGGACAGACTCTGTTCTATCAGTGGTGGTCATGTGCGGGAGTTACTGGGAATGGTTCGGGATTGGATTATGGTGGAGGGCAAGTTACCCCTATCCCGGGCAGGGTTAGACCAGGTTATTCGTAGTCGCTGCAATAAAATCCGATTAGCGATTGATGAAGAGGAGTGGAAATTATTGCGTCAGGTGCATCAGAGCCAAGAAGTAAGTGGTGACGACCATTATCGAGTCCTGGTTCGTAGTCTATTTGTGTATGAATACTATGACACTCAAGGGTCTTGGTTTACAGTTAATCCGATTCTGGTAGAAACGGGCAAGTTGTAG
- a CDS encoding ChaB family protein, translating into MSTQTAVLEMKDKSKKLTFPVSAVFNTEDKVEQIIGQLLKYNIARDQISLIGKNFEYKTQIAGFFTRTDVILDGLKNGAIFGSLFGSFLSLLTGVGVLFIPFVGSVVAAGPLSAALLGATSGAVAGGAGAGLVSALVALGMPEDKATIYQTNLQAGSFLLMAEVPLEETSKIVNLFQTMGGEEIHVCSDMIIPRQPNGSLDSPEDLSPEIRSHLSEADQKVLINAYNQALESEDEVRDLMTTWNAVEQNFKKDDNGV; encoded by the coding sequence ATGTCTACTCAAACCGCAGTTTTAGAAATGAAAGATAAATCAAAAAAATTAACTTTTCCAGTATCGGCAGTTTTCAATACTGAGGACAAAGTTGAACAAATTATTGGCCAACTTCTGAAGTATAATATTGCTCGTGATCAGATTTCATTAATAGGCAAGAACTTCGAGTATAAAACACAAATTGCTGGTTTTTTTACTCGCACGGATGTAATTTTAGACGGGTTAAAAAACGGCGCGATTTTTGGTTCTTTATTTGGCTCATTTCTCAGTCTCCTCACAGGTGTAGGAGTATTATTTATACCCTTTGTAGGTTCTGTAGTGGCAGCTGGTCCATTGAGTGCTGCCTTATTAGGAGCTACTAGTGGTGCTGTTGCCGGAGGAGCAGGCGCAGGCTTAGTTTCAGCTCTAGTTGCTTTAGGAATGCCAGAAGATAAAGCCACGATTTATCAAACCAACTTGCAAGCTGGTTCATTTCTGTTAATGGCTGAAGTGCCTTTAGAAGAAACCTCTAAGATTGTTAACCTCTTTCAAACAATGGGTGGAGAAGAAATTCATGTCTGTTCAGATATGATTATTCCACGTCAACCCAATGGTTCACTAGACTCACCAGAAGACCTCTCACCAGAAATTCGTTCTCACTTATCTGAAGCTGATCAAAAGGTATTGATCAATGCTTACAATCAGGCTTTAGAGTCAGAGGATGAAGTTAGGGACTTAATGACTACTTGGAATGCTGTAGAGCAAAATTTTAAGAAGGACGATAACGGTGTTTAG
- the hcp gene encoding hydroxylamine reductase — protein sequence MFCEQCEQTASGQGCHQWGACGKSPEVNAVQDLLVYCLRGLAPVALRARQLGISTKEVDIFTCEMLFATMTNVNFDRKRFGKYIRQAITLRDNLKSQVEQEEDSPIEWSELSCYQPDFNESLSEQGKDVALTFISKVGDNPDIFSLKLTVIYGIKGTASYVFLAQELGEEDDGVYQFIHEALAAIDRQDLDLDEWVNLALKVGETNLRGMELLDAGHTNTYGHPVPTPVSLNARKGKAILVSGHDIQQLEAILKQTVDKGISVYTHGELLPAHGYPKLKQNYPHLYGHYGTAWQNQTRDFAKFPGAIVITTNCLMPTHETYEDKLFSIGPMGYPGLNHLPNNYDGTPDYTPVIQKALELPGFTTDEPPRQVITGFARNAVLNVADQIIEAVKQGKIRHFFLVGGCDGAKPDRNYYTEFVEKVPEDCVVLTLACGKFRFFDKQLGAIGEIPRLLDLGQCNDAYSAIQIALGLANAFDVDVNQLPLSMIISWYEQKAVAVLLTLLYLGIKDIRLGPTLPAFISPNVFKLLSQKYNLQPITNPDQDLAACLKH from the coding sequence ATGTTTTGCGAACAATGTGAACAAACGGCTAGCGGACAAGGCTGCCATCAATGGGGTGCTTGTGGAAAAAGCCCAGAGGTAAATGCTGTCCAAGATTTATTAGTTTATTGTCTGCGAGGACTTGCTCCCGTGGCCCTTCGCGCTCGTCAGTTAGGCATCTCCACAAAAGAGGTGGATATCTTTACCTGCGAGATGCTCTTTGCCACCATGACTAATGTTAACTTTGACAGAAAACGATTTGGCAAATACATTCGTCAGGCAATTACCTTGCGAGATAACTTAAAATCTCAAGTTGAGCAAGAGGAAGATAGTCCTATTGAGTGGTCTGAGTTATCGTGTTATCAACCAGACTTTAACGAAAGCCTAAGTGAACAAGGAAAAGATGTTGCCTTGACCTTTATTAGTAAAGTTGGCGATAACCCTGACATTTTTTCTCTAAAACTAACTGTTATTTATGGCATAAAAGGGACTGCTTCCTACGTTTTCCTTGCCCAAGAATTAGGTGAGGAAGATGACGGGGTTTATCAATTTATCCATGAAGCCTTAGCTGCTATCGATCGTCAAGACCTCGATTTAGATGAGTGGGTGAACTTGGCCCTTAAAGTAGGAGAAACTAACCTACGGGGAATGGAACTCCTGGATGCCGGTCATACTAATACCTATGGTCACCCTGTTCCTACTCCCGTCTCCCTGAATGCCAGGAAGGGCAAAGCCATTCTAGTTTCCGGACATGACATCCAACAATTAGAAGCAATTCTGAAACAGACCGTTGATAAAGGGATTAGCGTATATACCCATGGAGAATTATTACCTGCCCACGGCTATCCTAAATTAAAACAAAACTATCCCCATTTGTACGGTCACTATGGCACAGCTTGGCAGAATCAGACCCGGGATTTTGCTAAATTTCCTGGTGCAATTGTGATCACAACTAATTGTTTAATGCCCACCCACGAAACTTATGAAGATAAACTGTTTAGCATCGGGCCGATGGGATATCCTGGTCTAAATCATCTTCCTAACAATTACGACGGCACTCCTGACTATACTCCTGTTATCCAAAAAGCCTTAGAATTGCCTGGATTTACAACAGATGAACCACCGCGCCAAGTGATAACAGGCTTTGCTCGTAATGCAGTATTAAATGTGGCCGATCAAATCATTGAAGCGGTCAAACAGGGAAAAATTCGGCATTTCTTCTTGGTTGGTGGCTGTGACGGTGCTAAACCCGATCGCAACTACTATACCGAATTTGTGGAAAAAGTCCCTGAAGATTGCGTAGTGCTAACTCTGGCCTGTGGTAAATTCCGCTTCTTTGATAAACAATTGGGAGCTATTGGTGAGATACCTCGATTGTTAGATTTAGGCCAGTGTAACGATGCTTACTCTGCCATTCAGATTGCCCTAGGATTAGCCAATGCCTTCGATGTAGATGTGAATCAGTTGCCCCTGTCAATGATTATATCTTGGTATGAACAAAAAGCTGTCGCTGTTTTGCTGACACTGCTTTATCTAGGGATTAAAGACATTCGTTTGGGACCGACCCTACCAGCCTTTATCTCCCCTAATGTGTTTAAGTTGCTGTCACAAAAGTATAACCTACAACCTATTACTAATCCCGATCAAGATTTGGCAGCTTGTCTTAAGCATTAA
- a CDS encoding Dps family protein, with translation MTTNLTIKTSSNLETNISDNQQEHYAISEGLCQILADTHILYLKTHNFHWNVTGTNFYSLHQLFEKQYKEMATAVDNIAERIRTIGFPAPGSYSEFLKLASIPEAEGIVNAEEMILLLTKGNEAIIRNLRLVLKHTQASDDAATADLLTKRIAAHEKNVWMLRSLLQS, from the coding sequence ATGACAACCAATCTTACCATCAAGACTAGCTCTAACCTTGAGACAAACATTAGTGATAATCAGCAAGAGCATTACGCTATTTCCGAAGGTTTATGCCAAATTTTAGCTGATACCCACATCCTCTACTTGAAAACCCATAACTTCCACTGGAATGTTACTGGAACAAATTTCTATTCACTGCATCAGCTGTTTGAAAAACAATACAAGGAAATGGCAACTGCTGTGGATAATATAGCTGAACGAATTCGTACTATTGGGTTTCCTGCTCCAGGTTCTTATAGCGAATTTCTAAAGCTTGCTTCTATACCTGAAGCCGAAGGAATTGTCAATGCAGAAGAGATGATTTTGCTCTTAACTAAGGGAAACGAAGCCATCATCCGCAATCTACGCCTAGTTCTGAAACATACTCAAGCAAGTGATGATGCTGCCACCGCCGATTTACTAACTAAGCGGATAGCAGCTCATGAAAAAAATGTTTGGATGCTTCGTAGCCTACTTCAAAGCTAA
- a CDS encoding RNA-guided endonuclease InsQ/TnpB family protein — translation MITLTYEYNLIPSQQQIAVIEDMLTVCRKVWNYALRERKDWYKSRKCAVNYCSLQQEYIIPTDAPYPNYRLQAANLTKAKKTNPELKRTNAQVLQQILKTLERAFNNMKEQGYGLPRFKNKYRMRSFVFPQFKTNPFVNDWIKLPQIGWVKMRLSRPIPEGFQLKQVRIVRRSSGYFAMLSLQSEVSVPDTPAWGHPLGVDVGLDKFLATSDNELIERPRFLSELHGKLKLLQRRLKLKKKGSANRHKLNHKIAILHQKISDTRKDFHFKLAHHLCDQAGMIFVEDLDFRTWAKGMLSKHTLDAGFGQFFNILAWVCWKRGVYFGKVDYRFTSQICPSCGTHTGKKDLSERIHFCPECQHEINRDIAAAKVICQRGITAVGQIVEKIDCVGGLSGVGYNLDKCLRSSKPKL, via the coding sequence ATGATAACACTTACCTACGAATATAATTTAATCCCCTCCCAACAACAGATTGCCGTCATTGAAGATATGCTGACGGTTTGTAGAAAGGTATGGAATTATGCCTTAAGGGAACGAAAAGACTGGTACAAAAGTAGGAAGTGTGCAGTTAACTATTGTTCATTACAACAGGAATATATAATCCCAACAGATGCGCCATACCCCAACTACAGATTACAAGCTGCCAATCTAACTAAAGCAAAAAAGACCAATCCTGAACTTAAAAGAACAAATGCTCAAGTCTTACAACAAATCTTAAAGACTTTAGAACGAGCATTTAACAACATGAAAGAACAAGGATATGGTTTGCCTAGATTTAAAAATAAATACCGAATGCGGTCTTTTGTATTTCCTCAGTTTAAAACCAATCCATTTGTTAATGATTGGATTAAACTGCCTCAGATTGGATGGGTCAAGATGCGATTGTCACGACCAATCCCAGAAGGATTTCAACTTAAACAAGTTAGGATAGTTAGACGATCTAGTGGTTATTTTGCCATGCTGTCTTTGCAAAGCGAAGTCAGCGTTCCTGATACACCAGCATGGGGTCATCCACTGGGGGTTGATGTTGGGTTAGATAAGTTTTTAGCAACTTCTGATAATGAATTAATAGAGCGCCCTAGATTTTTAAGCGAGCTGCACGGTAAGCTGAAATTGCTACAACGCAGATTGAAGCTAAAGAAAAAAGGGTCGGCAAATAGACATAAACTTAATCATAAAATTGCAATACTTCATCAAAAAATCTCAGATACTCGAAAAGATTTTCACTTCAAGTTAGCACATCATCTGTGTGACCAGGCTGGAATGATATTTGTTGAGGACTTAGATTTTAGAACTTGGGCAAAAGGAATGTTAAGTAAACATACCCTTGATGCAGGTTTTGGTCAGTTCTTTAATATCCTGGCTTGGGTTTGTTGGAAACGAGGGGTATATTTTGGTAAGGTTGACTACAGATTTACCAGTCAAATTTGTCCAAGTTGTGGTACACATACAGGCAAAAAGGATTTGTCTGAACGTATCCACTTTTGTCCCGAATGCCAACACGAAATTAACAGAGATATTGCAGCCGCAAAAGTGATTTGTCAACGTGGTATCACTGCGGTCGGGCAGATCGTAGAAAAAATTGACTGTGTAGGCGGGCTGTCGGGGGTTGGTTACAACCTAGATAAGTGCTTGAGAAGCAGTAAACCCAAATTGTGA
- the psb34 gene encoding photosystem II assembly protein Psb34, with protein MTNQTNQTKSLEKHYSDGSELIPAEVVARAKREGNEPPNTPVPQLNETQTNPDSIDTTGGYTVDQEGLVNNYAITPEVYPAKFPSEQQQKRYVFQGAIAMVFISFLIVTAFVVS; from the coding sequence ATGACAAATCAAACAAATCAAACCAAAAGCCTAGAAAAACATTACAGTGACGGTAGCGAGTTAATTCCAGCAGAAGTAGTTGCCAGAGCAAAGCGAGAGGGTAATGAACCCCCCAACACCCCTGTTCCTCAATTAAATGAAACCCAAACTAACCCAGATAGTATTGACACCACGGGTGGTTACACCGTAGACCAAGAAGGTTTGGTCAATAACTACGCCATAACGCCTGAAGTTTATCCAGCCAAGTTTCCTTCTGAACAACAACAAAAACGCTATGTTTTCCAGGGAGCGATCGCTATGGTGTTCATAAGCTTCTTAATTGTGACAGCGTTTGTTGTCAGTTAG